From Draconibacterium halophilum, one genomic window encodes:
- a CDS encoding RpiB/LacA/LacB family sugar-phosphate isomerase: MKKENVRKKRDELRIGVAADHGGYELKVQLIAVLTFAGYVVKDFGASELVEGDDYPDFVVPLARAVSGGEVARGLAICGSGVGACVAANKVSGVRAALITDSYSAHQGVEDDDMNVMCLGGRVTGTELAWELVQSFLNAKFKAEERFARRLAKVKALEK; encoded by the coding sequence ATGAAAAAAGAAAATGTTCGCAAAAAAAGAGATGAGTTACGCATTGGAGTTGCTGCCGATCACGGTGGATACGAGTTGAAAGTTCAGTTGATTGCGGTTCTCACTTTTGCCGGTTATGTGGTTAAGGACTTCGGTGCATCTGAATTGGTTGAAGGAGATGACTACCCCGATTTTGTAGTGCCATTGGCCCGAGCAGTTTCAGGAGGAGAGGTAGCACGTGGTTTGGCCATATGCGGTAGCGGCGTTGGAGCATGTGTTGCAGCTAATAAAGTTTCGGGTGTACGTGCAGCTTTAATCACTGATTCTTACTCTGCTCATCAGGGCGTTGAAGATGATGATATGAATGTTATGTGTTTGGGAGGCCGGGTTACCGGAACTGAGTTAGCCTGGGAATTGGTTCAATCATTCCTTAATGCTAAATTCAAAGCGGAGGAAAGATTTGCTCGTCGGCTTGCAAAAGTAAAAGCACTTGA